In the genome of Raphanus sativus cultivar WK10039 chromosome 4, ASM80110v3, whole genome shotgun sequence, one region contains:
- the LOC130510614 gene encoding protein ALP1-like, whose amino-acid sequence MAKDMIKRWILEDEDGDYDDELGLFDVATERVSHRTDRGAGWRYVQQLMYESDQQCYDILRMHQRTFKALCKLLTEQYGLKESHNVYLEESVAMFLEVVGQDKTKRVIASRYQRSLDTVQRKLDDVLCALLKFAADTLRPQEGEFERVSPVVRNDRQYWPHFKDCVGALDGTHVPVRPPSQNAEAYNGRKGVTMNVLAICNFDMKFIYAYVGVPGRAHDSKVLTHCARNEASFPHPPPGKYYLVDSGYSTRTGYLGPHRNMRYHIPQFQRGGPPVSARELFNKRHSSLRSYIERTFGVWKAKWRILDRKHPKYGLVKWIKLVTATMALHNFIRDSHRDDQDFLEWENVDVGVEEAHDGDEEEEEEEEEGDDDDGGGHIEYEPRGDTSMEALRDNITNGFGRGRLPY is encoded by the exons ATGGCAAAAGAT ATGATTAAAAGATGGATATTGGAAGATGAGGATGGTGATTATGACGATGAGCTTGGCTTGTTTGATGTGGCTACTGAGAGAGTGAGTCATCGAACAGATAGAGGAGCAGGATGGCGTTATGTTCAACAGCTTATGTATGAATCTGATCAGCAGTGCTATGATATTCTTCGGATGCATCAGAGAACTTTTAAAGCTTTGTGTAAGTTGCTAACTGAGCAATATGGATTGAAAGAGTCTCACAACGTCTACCTTGAGGAATCTGTTGCAATGTTTCTTGAGGTTGTTGGTCAAGACAAGACTAAGCGGGTTATTGCTTCAAGGTATCAAAGATCATTGGATACGGTACAAAGGAAGCTTGATGATGTCTTATGTGCTCTTCTCAAGTTTGCAGCAGATACACTAAGACCACAAGAAGGCGAGTTTGAAAGAGTAAGTCCTGTTGTGAGGAATGATCGTCAGTATTGGCCTCATTTCAAAGATTGTGTCGGAGCACTTGATGGAACGCATGTCCCGGTTCGTCCTCCAAGTCAGAATGCAGAAGCATATAATGGTAGAAAAGGAGTTACAATGAATGTTCTCGCCATATGTAACTTCGATATGAAGTTCATATATGCATATGTTGGAGTACCTGGTAGAGCACATGATTCAAAAGTCTTGACTCATTGTGCGAGGAATGAGGCTTCTTTCCCACATCCTCCTCCTGGAAAGTACTACCTAGTTGATTCCGGATACTCGACCAGGACAGGGTATCTTGGTCCGCATCGTAATATGCGATATCATATTCCTCAATTTCAGAGAGGAGGACCACCAGTTAGTGCACGAGAGCTGTTTAACAAAAGGCATTCAAGTCTGCGATCATACATTGAGAGGACATTTGGAGTATGGAAAGCAAAATGGAGGATTTTGGACCGTAAGCATCCAAAGTATGGTCTGGTCAAGTGGATTAAGTTGGTGACAGCGACGATGGCATTACACAACTTCATACGTGATTCACATCGGGATGATCAAGATTTTTTAGAATGGGAAAATGTTGATGTTGGAGTAGAAGAAGCTCatgatggtgatgaagaagaagaagaagaagaagaagaaggtgatgatgatgatggtggtggacATATTGAATATGAACCGAGAGGTGATACATCAATGGAGGCTTTGCGTGATAACATCACAAATGGATTTGGTAGAGGTCGTTTACCATATTAA
- the LOC130494594 gene encoding uncharacterized protein LOC130494594, which produces MNKVGKQNIMNAFELRFKKGFSDWKRDFKNKYDTSRKKYIKIKALTQNRTGLGYDNMGRILMSDDWWNEREKECPGIRKSACKEIDNMDMYEAEFGAVVITGAEGWSAQHGEASLNSRVGGDDGDEEADSQPTAEPQALETETQPPAQTQTQRQTQPTAQTHSGGSSRAKRRRKEKDMVVEACDKRTDAIVVKNRIAEQMLEREERQRVEREERQRVISIENVLEILSALPGVEEWSPLYEAAMELLIDSEENRRAFVTMKTDEAKIKFLELRTKKKRFD; this is translated from the exons ATGAATAAAGTAGGGAAACAGAACATCATGAATGCATTTGAGCTGAGGTTTAAGAAGGGATTTTCCGATTGGAAGAGAGACTTTAAGAACAAGTACGACACCAGTAGGAAGAAATACATCAAGATTAAGGCGCTGACTCAAAACAGGACAGGGCTTGGGTATGACAACATGGGAAGAATTCTCATGTCAGATGATTGGTGGAATGAACGTGAAAAG GAGTGTCCTGGGATTAGAAAATCCGCGTGCAAAGAGATTGACAACATGGATATGTATGAAGCAGAATTTGGTGCCGTAGTAATAACTGGAGCTGAAGGATGGAGTGCTCAACATGGAGAAGCAAGTTTGAACTCTAGAGTGGGTGGAGATGATGGTGATGAGGAAGCTGATTCTCAGCCAACAGCAGAGCCTCAAGCATTGGAGACAGAAACTCAGCCACCAGCTCAGACACAAACCCAACGCCAAACTCAGCCAACAGCTCAGACTCATTCCGGCGGAAGTTCAAGAGCAAAAAGAAGGCGTAAGGAGAAAGACATGGTTGTAGAAGCTTGTGACAAAAGGACTGATGCTATTGTGGTGAAGAATAGGATAGCAGAGCAGATGTTGGAGCgtgaagagagacagagagtgGAGCgtgaagagagacagagagtgaTCTCCATTGAGAATGTGCTAGAGATTTTGTCTGCACTTCCCGGAGTGGAAGAGTGGTCGCCATTGTATGAAGCAGCAATGGAACTGCTTATAGATAGTGAAGAGAACCGTAGGGCCTTTGTTACAATGAAAACAGATGAAGCTAAGATCAAATTTCTAGAGCTTAGGACTAAGAAAAAGCGTTTTGATTGA
- the LOC130511279 gene encoding uncharacterized protein LOC130511279, producing the protein MADIKDDPVTTKEGGPPAVKFPMLTSSNYTVWSMKMKIALKVSEVWEVIDPGTKDEKKNNMAIAYLFQSVPEALVLQIERVREARLQTLMAEFDRTKMKDGDTIDVFVGKLSEITSKAAALGEIIDEPKLVKKFLKSLPRKRYIQIVASIEQMLDLKTTSFEDIVGRLKVYEERISEEEEDDAGDDQTKLMYADSENYGGYGKRRGRGGRTPWRGRGRGR; encoded by the exons ATGGCAGATATTAAAGATGATCCTGTTACGACGAAAGAAGGTGGTCCTCCCGCTGTAAAGTTTCCGATGTTAACTTCTTCAAATTATACCGTATGGAGTATGAAGATGAAGATTGCACTTAAGGTGAGTGAGGTATGGGAGGTGATCGATCCTGGAACAAAGGAtgagaagaaaaataatatgGCAATAGCCTACCTGTTTCAGTCAGTACCAGAAGCTTTGGTATTGCAGATAG AGAGGGTAAGAGAAGCAAGACTGCAGACGTTGATGGCAGAGTTCGATAGAACCAAGATGAAGGACGGAGATACCATAGACGTATTTGTTGGAAAGCTATCAGAAATCACCTCTAAGGCAGCTGCACTAGGAGAAATAATAGACGAGCCTAAATTGGTGAAGAAATTCTTGAAAAGCCTACCTAGAAAAAGGTATATTCAGATCGTTGCCTCTATTGAACAGATGCTTGACTTGAAAACAACAAGCTTTGAAGACATTGTTGGTCGGCTTAAGGTTTATGAAGAAAGAATctcagaggaggaagaagatgatgcagGTGATGATCAGACAAAACTAATGTATGCAGACTCAGAGAACTATGGAGGATATGGAAAACGCAGAGGTCGTGGTGGTCGTACACCATGGAGGGGAAGAGGTCGTGGTCGTTAA
- the LOC130511280 gene encoding secreted RxLR effector protein 161-like, translated as MNGELLVVVVYVDDLLVTGSSVKSILNFKTEMAKKFDMSDLGLLTYYLGIEVHQSNNGIILKQDRYAQKILEETGMDACNPTQVPMEMNAKFSRTLTEERIDEKEYRRTIGGLRYLLHTRPDLSFSVGVLSRYMQEPRISHGAALKMILWYLKGTSTLGLRFERNRGLKLEGFSDSSHNVDNDDGKSTTGHVFYLGNSPITWCSTKQEIVALSSCEAEFMAAT; from the coding sequence ATGAACGGAGAGTTACTTGTAGTAGTTGTGTACGTTGATGATTTACTTGTCACAGGCTCCTCCGTGAAATCAATATTAAACTTCAAAACAGAGATGGCTAAGAAGTTTGATATGAGTGACCTTGGTCTCTTGACTTACTATCTAGGGATCGAGGTGCATCAGAGTAACAATGGAATCATCTTGAAACAAGATAGATATGCACAGAAGATTCTAGAAGAAACTGGAATGGATGCTTGTAATCCTACTCAGGTACCAATGGAGATGAATGCTAAGTTCTCAAGGACTCTCACTGAAGAAAGAATCGATGAAAAGGAGTATCGAAGGACCATCGGTGGTCTCAGATATCTTCTACATACACGTCCTGATCTATCTTTCTCAGTTGGAGTTCTAAGTCGATATATGCAGGAACCACGTATCTCACACGGCGCTGCGTTAAAGATGATATTGTGGTATCTAAAAGGAACGAGCACGCTTGGTCTTCGGTTTGAAAGAAACAGAGGTTTAAAGCTAGAAGGGTTCAGTGACAGTTCACATAACGTGGACAATGACGATGGAAAAAGCACAACGGGTCACGTGTTTTATCTTGGTAACAGTCCGATAACCTGGTGCTCAACTAAGCAAGAGATAGTGGCTTTGTCTAGCTGTGAAGCTGAGTTCATGGCAGCTACATAG